A portion of the bacterium genome contains these proteins:
- a CDS encoding ATP-dependent 6-phosphofructokinase → MARSKIRCIGILTAGGDCPGLNAVIRAVVKSANFSGMDVVGIQDGFRGLVEKNMKVLAPEDVSNILTLGGTILGSSNKDNPFHMPVTVRGKARFRDCASEIPQSLRRLGIQALVILGGNGSMTVAHRLARMGVKIVGVPKTIDNDLEGTDQTFGYDTAVSVASEAIDRLHTVAASHHRVMVVEVMGRNAGWLALGAGMASGGDIILLPELPYDEWKVAETIHDRRKRGKKSSIVVIAEGAHPKGGGVVLDRPNPRSKGRIRLGGVGRELAHHLETKSGIETRSVVLGHIVRGGTPTAFDRKLATLFGVHALELVKDGRFGRMVSLKNQAMDSVPLETAAGKTRIVPKDHEWVLAAKRIGVDFGV, encoded by the coding sequence ATGGCCCGATCCAAGATCCGATGCATCGGCATCCTGACCGCCGGGGGCGATTGCCCGGGGTTGAACGCGGTCATCCGCGCAGTGGTCAAGAGCGCCAACTTTTCGGGCATGGACGTCGTGGGGATCCAGGATGGCTTCCGGGGCCTGGTCGAGAAGAACATGAAGGTCCTGGCCCCGGAGGACGTCTCGAACATCCTTACCTTGGGGGGGACCATCCTGGGTTCCTCCAACAAGGACAACCCCTTCCATATGCCGGTCACCGTCCGGGGCAAGGCACGCTTCCGGGATTGCGCCTCCGAGATCCCGCAGAGCCTGCGGCGCCTGGGCATCCAGGCCTTGGTGATCCTGGGCGGCAACGGTAGCATGACGGTGGCCCACCGACTGGCCCGCATGGGGGTCAAGATCGTCGGGGTTCCCAAGACCATCGACAACGACCTGGAGGGGACCGACCAGACCTTCGGCTATGACACGGCGGTATCGGTGGCGTCGGAAGCCATCGACCGCCTGCACACCGTGGCGGCTTCCCATCACCGCGTCATGGTGGTGGAGGTCATGGGCCGCAATGCCGGGTGGTTGGCCCTGGGGGCGGGAATGGCCTCGGGAGGGGATATCATCCTCCTCCCCGAATTACCCTATGACGAGTGGAAGGTCGCGGAGACCATCCATGACCGCCGTAAGCGCGGCAAAAAAAGCAGTATCGTGGTCATCGCGGAAGGGGCCCATCCCAAGGGTGGAGGAGTGGTATTGGACCGCCCGAATCCCAGGTCCAAGGGAAGGATCCGCTTGGGGGGCGTCGGCCGGGAGCTGGCGCATCACTTGGAGACCAAATCGGGCATCGAGACCCGATCGGTCGTGCTGGGCCACATTGTCCGGGGCGGCACCCCCACCGCCTTCGACCGGAAATTGGCGACCCTTTTCGGGGTCCATGCTTTGGAACTGGTGAAGGACGGCCGGTTCGGCCGGATGGTCTCCCTGAAGAACCAAGCCATGGATTCGGTGCCCTTGGAGACCGCCGCCGGCAAGACCCGGATCGTGCCCAAGGACCATGAGTGGGTCCTGGCCGCCAAGCGCATCGGTGTGGATTTCGGCGTTTGA
- a CDS encoding cupin domain-containing protein, with product MTAEQLIHLLDLKPHPEGGYFCETYRGPSLIPGHQPSRHYSTAIYYMLVPGAVSKMHRLGSDEIFHFYLGDPVTWVLLENGGNWRKVVLGSDLGMGQTVQWVVPAGTWFGGYLKEGGRFALMGTTVAPGFDFEDFQLGSRDLLLKEFPGAEAEIMRLT from the coding sequence TTGACCGCGGAACAACTGATCCATCTGCTCGACCTAAAGCCCCATCCGGAAGGAGGCTATTTCTGCGAGACCTACCGGGGGCCGTCCCTCATCCCGGGCCATCAGCCTAGCCGCCATTATTCGACCGCCATTTATTACATGCTGGTCCCGGGGGCGGTTTCCAAAATGCATCGGTTGGGTTCGGACGAGATCTTCCACTTTTACCTGGGGGACCCGGTGACCTGGGTCCTTTTGGAGAATGGGGGGAATTGGCGGAAGGTCGTCTTAGGGTCCGACCTTGGGATGGGGCAGACGGTCCAATGGGTGGTCCCCGCAGGTACTTGGTTCGGGGGCTATTTGAAGGAAGGCGGGAGGTTCGCCTTGATGGGGACGACGGTGGCGCCAGGCTTCGATTTCGAGGACTTCCAGTTGGGGTCCCGGGACCTCTTGTTGAAGGAATTTCCGGGAGCGGAAGCGGAGATCATGCGTCTAACTTGA
- a CDS encoding inositol monophosphatase family protein produces the protein MKTTFSAQELRYFLSVARKAAQAGGARALRYFQKNVPVIKKVDRSPVTRADREAEKVIRGMLAKAFPDHQLCGEEFGWDKSSKNDFKWWIDPVDGTRQFIRGIPFWSTLLGLEYRGEVVAGVIHFPALKSTLWAAKGQGCFADGKRAHVSRIQDLKNGTLTYGGLRLTSRSYRKRLTDLIGKCYDDRGFGDAFGHALVIQGKVEAMLDPVVKAYDVAPIKICVEEAGGQFTDLKGARTIHGGNALSSNGLTHGQVLKTIR, from the coding sequence ATGAAAACCACCTTTTCCGCCCAAGAACTCCGATATTTCCTGTCCGTCGCCCGGAAGGCCGCCCAAGCGGGGGGCGCGCGGGCCCTGCGTTATTTCCAAAAGAACGTTCCGGTCATCAAGAAGGTGGACCGCTCGCCCGTGACCCGGGCCGACCGGGAAGCCGAAAAGGTCATTCGGGGCATGCTGGCCAAGGCTTTCCCGGATCACCAGCTTTGCGGGGAAGAATTCGGCTGGGATAAAAGCTCCAAAAACGATTTCAAATGGTGGATCGATCCCGTGGACGGCACCCGGCAGTTCATCCGGGGCATTCCCTTTTGGAGCACCCTGTTGGGGCTCGAATATAGAGGGGAGGTGGTGGCCGGGGTCATCCACTTTCCGGCCCTGAAGAGTACCCTTTGGGCGGCGAAGGGCCAAGGTTGTTTTGCGGACGGGAAAAGGGCCCATGTGTCCAGGATCCAGGACCTAAAGAATGGCACCCTGACCTATGGGGGGCTACGGCTCACCTCCCGTTCTTACCGAAAACGTCTGACGGACCTTATCGGAAAATGCTACGACGACCGGGGTTTCGGGGATGCCTTCGGCCATGCTTTGGTCATCCAGGGGAAGGTCGAAGCTATGTTGGACCCGGTGGTGAAAGCCTACGACGTGGCTCCCATCAAGATCTGCGTGGAGGAAGCGGGCGGCCAATTCACCGACCTTAAAGGGGCCAGGACCATCCATGGGGGCAATGCCCTTTCCAGCAATGGACTGACCCATGGACAGGTACTAAAAACTATCCGTTAA
- a CDS encoding glycosyltransferase family 2 protein, which produces MIYKKKIVVVMPAYNAAKTLKKTYDEIDRTIVDDIILVDDASRDETAQLARKLRIRTIIHPKNLGYGGNQKTCYAAALKLKADIVIMLHPDYQYDPKLIPAMAYMLGSGLYDTVLASRILGGQALQGGMPLYKYISNRFLTLTQNLLMGAKLSEYHTGYRAFTRRVLESIPMERNSDDFIFDNQMLSQIHYQGFRIAEVTCPAKYFAEASSINFVRSSKYGLGCLWTALQFRFNKMGLKTALFDLKK; this is translated from the coding sequence ATGATCTACAAAAAGAAGATCGTGGTGGTCATGCCAGCCTATAACGCCGCCAAGACCCTGAAAAAGACATATGACGAGATCGATCGGACCATTGTGGACGATATCATCCTGGTGGATGACGCGAGCCGGGACGAAACCGCCCAATTGGCCAGGAAGTTGCGGATCAGGACCATCATCCATCCCAAAAACCTTGGTTATGGAGGAAATCAAAAGACCTGTTATGCCGCCGCCCTCAAGTTGAAGGCCGATATTGTCATCATGTTGCATCCGGACTATCAATACGACCCCAAGCTCATCCCGGCCATGGCCTATATGCTGGGGTCAGGGCTTTATGACACCGTCCTGGCTTCCCGTATCCTTGGCGGACAAGCCCTTCAAGGGGGGATGCCCCTTTATAAATACATCAGCAACCGGTTCCTGACCCTCACCCAGAACCTCCTGATGGGCGCCAAGCTCTCCGAATACCACACGGGCTACCGGGCTTTCACGCGCAGGGTGCTGGAGTCCATCCCTATGGAAAGGAACTCGGATGATTTCATCTTCGACAATCAAATGCTCTCCCAGATCCATTACCAGGGTTTCCGCATCGCCGAGGTGACTTGCCCGGCCAAGTATTTCGCCGAGGCTTCTTCCATCAATTTCGTTCGCAGCTCAAAATATGGGTTGGGTTGCCTTTGGACGGCTTTGCAATTCCGCTTCAATAAAATGGGTTTGAAAACGGCCCTTTTCGATTTAAAAAAATGA
- the glpK gene encoding glycerol kinase GlpK, with the protein MSKLILAIDQGTTGTRTYLFDPTGKVVGSAYQEFTQYFPKPGWVEHDALEIWDSVETTGRKALKSAGVKPSRIAGIGITNQRETVVLWDRKTGKPIHKAIVWQCRRTAHRCDQLKAQGRAGLFQKKTGLVLDAYFSGTKVEWLLQNVPGAAKRAAKGELAFGTIDSWLLWKLTGGHSHATDFTNASRTLLFNIRTKQWDDQLLKLLHVPRAILPKVHPSAGRFGETSKKSYLGGGIEISGIAGDQQAALFGQGCHTPGTLKNTYGTGCFLVLNLGKQFLLSKNKLLTTLACDPHGQPCYALEGAVFIGGAAIQWLRDGLQVIKTSPESEVLARKVPDTGGVYLVPAFVGLGAPYWDPHARGALIGITRGTKREHVVRAGLESLAYQTKDLVDAMVRDSKMRLRELRVDGGACKNDLLMQFQADILNVRIDRPKMVETTALGAAALAGLGVDLWGPGARVPHIRKTDKRFTPKMKGSKRERLWAGWKDAVGRVLTRG; encoded by the coding sequence ATGTCCAAATTGATCCTAGCCATCGATCAGGGGACCACAGGGACCCGGACCTACCTTTTCGATCCGACGGGCAAGGTCGTGGGAAGCGCCTACCAGGAGTTCACCCAGTATTTTCCAAAGCCGGGTTGGGTCGAGCATGACGCCCTGGAAATATGGGATTCGGTCGAAACCACAGGCCGGAAAGCCCTTAAAAGCGCCGGGGTGAAGCCGTCCCGGATCGCCGGGATCGGTATCACGAACCAACGGGAGACCGTGGTCCTCTGGGACCGGAAAACCGGCAAACCGATCCACAAGGCCATCGTCTGGCAATGCCGTCGTACCGCCCACCGTTGCGACCAATTGAAGGCCCAAGGGAGAGCGGGCCTTTTCCAGAAAAAGACCGGGCTGGTGTTGGACGCCTATTTCTCCGGGACCAAGGTGGAATGGCTCCTTCAGAACGTCCCGGGCGCTGCGAAACGTGCGGCCAAGGGGGAACTGGCCTTCGGGACCATCGATAGCTGGCTTTTATGGAAGCTCACGGGAGGCCATTCCCACGCGACGGACTTCACCAATGCTTCCCGCACCCTTTTATTCAACATCCGTACCAAGCAATGGGACGACCAGCTTTTAAAGCTGCTCCATGTCCCGCGGGCGATCCTCCCGAAGGTCCATCCTTCCGCCGGAAGGTTCGGCGAGACCTCCAAGAAGAGCTATCTGGGTGGAGGCATCGAGATCAGCGGGATCGCCGGTGACCAGCAAGCCGCCCTTTTTGGACAGGGCTGCCATACGCCCGGGACCCTGAAGAACACCTATGGCACCGGTTGTTTCCTCGTGCTCAACCTGGGGAAGCAATTCCTGCTCTCCAAGAACAAGCTCCTGACCACCCTCGCCTGTGACCCTCATGGACAGCCTTGTTATGCCCTGGAAGGTGCGGTCTTCATCGGAGGGGCCGCCATTCAGTGGCTGCGTGACGGGCTCCAGGTCATCAAAACCTCGCCTGAATCGGAAGTCTTGGCCCGAAAGGTCCCGGATACGGGTGGGGTCTACCTGGTCCCGGCTTTCGTCGGATTGGGCGCACCCTATTGGGATCCCCATGCCCGGGGTGCTTTGATCGGGATCACCCGGGGCACGAAGCGGGAACATGTGGTGCGGGCCGGGCTGGAATCGCTCGCCTACCAGACGAAGGACCTGGTGGACGCCATGGTGAGGGATTCGAAGATGCGCTTAAGGGAGTTGCGCGTGGATGGGGGGGCCTGCAAGAACGACCTGCTCATGCAATTCCAGGCGGACATTTTGAACGTGCGCATCGACCGTCCTAAAATGGTGGAGACCACCGCGCTGGGCGCCGCGGCCCTGGCTGGCCTGGGTGTGGACCTTTGGGGTCCGGGCGCCCGGGTCCCCCATATCCGAAAGACGGATAAACGATTCACACCGAAAATGAAGGGCTCGAAAAGGGAAAGACTTTGGGCCGGTTGGAAGGACGCGGTCGGCCGCGTCCTGACCCGAGGATGA
- the mraZ gene encoding division/cell wall cluster transcriptional repressor MraZ produces the protein MFRGIFHNTLDDKGRLSIPARFREQLKNDHESPLVLTLGFDQCLFLYPMDVWKKIEEKLSSLDTLNADVRQFQRTVLKATDEVEVDPQGRITISPVLRKEAGLAKAVVIAGMLNRIEIWDKARHEGYHAQTSQSLEMLGQKLSDKGIQSLNL, from the coding sequence ATGTTCCGCGGGATCTTTCACAACACCCTCGACGACAAAGGCCGCCTGAGCATCCCGGCCCGCTTCCGGGAGCAGCTTAAGAACGACCACGAATCGCCCCTGGTGCTGACCTTGGGGTTCGACCAATGCCTGTTCCTTTATCCGATGGATGTATGGAAGAAGATCGAGGAGAAGCTCTCTTCGCTGGACACCTTGAACGCGGACGTGAGGCAGTTCCAACGCACGGTGCTCAAGGCCACCGATGAGGTGGAGGTGGACCCGCAGGGGCGCATCACCATCTCGCCGGTCCTCCGCAAGGAGGCGGGGCTCGCGAAGGCCGTGGTCATCGCGGGGATGCTGAACCGCATCGAGATCTGGGACAAGGCGCGGCATGAAGGGTATCACGCCCAGACCTCCCAGTCGCTGGAGATGCTGGGGCAGAAGCTTTCGGACAAGGGAATTCAATCCTTGAACCTTTGA
- a CDS encoding STAS domain-containing protein yields MNIGIEVREHFSLVHVDGDLTSEDFERLGTAIDRLINKGYRHVVLEMTGVAEMDAKGVGTLVNHWNHVRFKRGDLRIVGLNGRLAHLFRAMGVDGLFGKARTLAELLEQKASTAVSA; encoded by the coding sequence ATGAACATCGGGATCGAGGTCCGTGAGCATTTTTCGCTGGTCCATGTCGATGGGGACCTGACGAGCGAGGATTTTGAAAGGCTGGGGACGGCCATCGATCGTTTGATCAACAAGGGTTACCGGCATGTGGTCCTGGAGATGACCGGCGTCGCCGAAATGGACGCCAAGGGGGTGGGGACCCTCGTCAATCACTGGAACCATGTGCGCTTCAAGAGGGGGGATCTCCGCATCGTCGGCCTGAACGGCCGGTTGGCGCACCTGTTCCGCGCCATGGGTGTGGATGGGTTGTTCGGCAAGGCGAGGACCTTGGCCGAACTCCTGGAACAAAAAGCTTCGACCGCCGTTTCGGCGTAG
- a CDS encoding STAS domain-containing protein encodes MAVSTQTDTVTVLRLSGDLGLSDMEDLVRVLNSLVLENKCRVVLNFRRVRHVSLSAIALLADRNRRFRDLGGDIKLTSLIPYVANLFKLVGAFSVFDIVTDEDEAAARFES; translated from the coding sequence GTGGCCGTTTCAACGCAGACCGACACCGTGACCGTGCTGCGCCTTTCGGGCGACCTGGGCCTTTCCGACATGGAGGACCTGGTCCGCGTCCTCAACAGCCTGGTCCTGGAGAACAAGTGCCGGGTGGTCCTCAATTTCCGGCGCGTGCGCCACGTTTCCCTGAGCGCCATCGCGCTCCTGGCGGACCGCAACCGCCGCTTCCGCGACCTGGGCGGCGACATCAAATTGACCTCCTTGATCCCCTATGTGGCCAATCTCTTCAAGTTGGTCGGGGCCTTCAGCGTCTTCGACATCGTGACGGACGAGGACGAAGCCGCGGCCCGTTTTGAAAGCTGA
- the rsmH gene encoding 16S rRNA (cytosine(1402)-N(4))-methyltransferase RsmH — protein MKADVPHVPVLLREAVEWLSPPPDGVVLDMTVGMGGHSSELLKLLPKGRLVGLDQDADALQHAGRALRKDPRVSLFKANFADVLWVLKDLSISEVDSVLMDIGVSSLQLDTPERGFSFGHDGPLDMRMDQHAGHTAAWVVNTYSEQELTKIIFEFGEEAKARALARAIVADRVQKPFETTGQLAALAQRIVPSGKKPGEKHPATRLFQALRIEVNRELEVLQKGLKSALSALKPGGRLAVITFHSLEDRIVKHFMQDEAVDCLCPRDLPQCACGHKASLKILTRKPVTASESELEQNPRARSAKLRVAEKLPPAAVPSKA, from the coding sequence TTGAAAGCTGACGTTCCCCACGTTCCTGTCCTTTTGAGGGAAGCCGTGGAGTGGTTGTCGCCCCCGCCCGACGGGGTGGTGCTGGACATGACGGTCGGGATGGGCGGCCACTCGAGCGAGCTCTTGAAGCTCCTGCCGAAGGGCCGTTTGGTCGGGTTGGACCAGGACGCCGATGCCTTACAACACGCTGGCCGAGCACTCAGGAAAGACCCTCGGGTCTCCCTGTTCAAGGCTAACTTCGCCGACGTCCTGTGGGTGCTGAAGGATCTCTCGATCAGCGAGGTCGACAGCGTGTTGATGGATATTGGCGTATCCTCCCTTCAATTGGACACCCCCGAGCGGGGTTTCTCCTTCGGACATGACGGTCCTTTGGACATGCGCATGGACCAGCACGCGGGACACACCGCGGCCTGGGTCGTCAACACCTATTCCGAACAAGAGCTGACCAAGATCATCTTTGAATTTGGCGAGGAGGCCAAAGCGAGGGCCCTGGCCCGCGCCATCGTGGCCGACCGGGTCCAAAAACCCTTCGAGACCACGGGCCAACTCGCGGCCCTGGCGCAGCGCATTGTCCCTTCCGGCAAGAAGCCCGGCGAAAAGCACCCGGCGACCCGTCTTTTCCAAGCCCTTCGCATCGAAGTGAACCGTGAACTGGAAGTCCTCCAAAAAGGTCTGAAAAGCGCCCTTTCGGCGCTCAAGCCCGGGGGCCGTCTGGCCGTCATTACCTTCCATTCCCTGGAGGACCGCATCGTCAAGCATTTCATGCAGGACGAGGCCGTCGATTGCCTCTGTCCCCGGGACCTTCCCCAATGCGCGTGCGGCCATAAGGCTTCCTTGAAGATCCTCACCCGAAAACCCGTCACGGCTTCCGAATCCGAACTGGAACAGAACCCACGGGCCCGCAGCGCCAAGTTGCGCGTGGCCGAAAAACTACCTCCTGCCGCCGTTCCCTCGAAGGCATAG
- a CDS encoding cell division protein FtsL codes for MESVETLNVGMRKAGEILDAGLFWRGNLAKAVKRRDFRGTVWGIGGLSLFLFLYVWLHMQVVKLSYEVQGLRQQKQQLTNEYYYLKYRMHDVNSLSRTEQVAREKLGMVTPRSDQIVILEEDGEGAPGWLAFWDRWMKRWNGK; via the coding sequence ATGGAAAGCGTCGAAACATTGAATGTCGGGATGCGGAAGGCCGGGGAGATCCTGGACGCCGGTCTCTTCTGGCGGGGCAACCTGGCCAAGGCGGTCAAACGCCGGGATTTTCGGGGGACGGTCTGGGGGATCGGGGGCTTGAGCCTTTTCCTGTTCCTCTATGTCTGGCTCCACATGCAGGTGGTGAAGCTCAGTTACGAGGTCCAGGGCCTGCGGCAGCAGAAGCAACAGCTGACGAACGAATACTACTACCTGAAGTACCGGATGCATGACGTGAACAGCCTTTCCCGCACCGAGCAGGTGGCGCGGGAAAAACTCGGGATGGTGACGCCCCGCTCCGACCAGATCGTGATCCTGGAGGAGGACGGCGAGGGGGCCCCGGGCTGGCTCGCCTTTTGGGACCGCTGGATGAAACGCTGGAACGGCAAGTGA
- a CDS encoding penicillin-binding transpeptidase domain-containing protein, translating to MGSIRNYNPVQKRILLVEGVVLLSILAVEARLAYLQILKHAEFHRMAYHQQYSPKETRASRGMIEDRSGDLLAMNIDLFNVCAHPNQIQDKSGTARALAQALGSSYAEMLAKVSGDRSFVWIARQVPYERSEAVENLKLEGVEATREQRRFYPDHEMAAHALGFAGLDNQGLDGLEKRYNASLTGKKGLVMTERDARGRVVLADNKMKTANVDGLNVVTTLDKTIQHIAQVELQKAYEKYRCKAASIAVMDPKTGEILALADFPNYDPNHYKDFSTGVWRDRMVNDSFEPGSTFKLIAASGVLEEGVVKEDDKFFCENGAYHTDYGRVVSDHEKHGWLTFREIFGYSSNIGMVKVSAKLGKEKLYEYAKKFGFGTPTGVDLPGEAAGKLRPVSEWSGLSMTTIPYGYEVSASPMQVLDAYAAIANKGVMMRPYLVKRLETPSGQVVKEFKPRRIRRVVSTETAERMTALMRWVVKKGTGTAVDLPAYDIAGKTGTAYKFMNGHYSRWNYVSSFVGFVPAEDPKYVIYVSLDDPRGIYWGGYTAGPVFKEVAKRALAYALVPGKDEAPVEVDARQGASIPAFVGLTQEQCKWLAGRNGIRVVFNGKGKRVAVQSATPGSPLPSQDLAHFKVLLTMGEVEEAQAKGPMPDLRGKTKRQALALLAPLGLKINFRGEGVVRSQFPPAGRIVEPNSPCDLACDIPVADTRGLGPGGHS from the coding sequence ATGGGCTCGATAAGGAACTACAACCCGGTGCAGAAAAGGATCCTCCTGGTGGAGGGGGTGGTCCTGCTATCCATCCTGGCGGTGGAGGCCCGGCTGGCCTATCTCCAGATCCTCAAACACGCCGAATTCCACCGCATGGCCTATCACCAGCAATATTCCCCCAAGGAGACCCGGGCTTCCCGCGGCATGATCGAGGACCGATCGGGCGACCTGCTGGCCATGAACATCGACCTCTTCAACGTCTGCGCCCATCCGAACCAGATCCAGGACAAATCGGGGACCGCCCGGGCCCTGGCCCAGGCCCTGGGCAGTTCCTACGCCGAGATGCTCGCCAAGGTTTCCGGCGACCGTTCCTTCGTCTGGATCGCACGCCAAGTGCCCTATGAACGTTCGGAAGCGGTGGAGAACCTGAAGCTCGAGGGGGTCGAGGCCACCCGGGAACAGCGCCGCTTCTATCCGGACCACGAGATGGCCGCCCACGCGCTGGGATTCGCGGGGCTGGACAACCAGGGGCTGGACGGCCTGGAAAAGCGCTACAACGCCTCCCTGACGGGCAAGAAGGGGCTGGTCATGACCGAACGGGACGCCCGGGGGCGGGTCGTGCTGGCCGACAACAAGATGAAGACGGCCAACGTGGACGGGCTCAACGTGGTGACCACGCTGGACAAGACCATCCAGCATATCGCCCAGGTCGAGCTCCAGAAGGCCTACGAGAAATACCGCTGCAAGGCCGCCTCCATCGCGGTGATGGACCCCAAAACGGGCGAGATCCTGGCCCTGGCCGATTTCCCCAACTACGACCCCAACCACTATAAGGACTTCTCCACCGGGGTCTGGCGCGACCGCATGGTGAACGATTCCTTCGAGCCCGGCTCCACCTTCAAACTCATCGCCGCCTCGGGGGTCCTGGAGGAGGGCGTGGTGAAGGAGGACGACAAGTTTTTCTGCGAGAACGGCGCCTACCACACCGATTACGGCCGCGTGGTCTCCGACCACGAAAAGCACGGCTGGCTCACCTTCCGGGAGATCTTCGGCTATTCCAGCAACATCGGCATGGTCAAGGTCAGCGCCAAGCTGGGCAAGGAAAAGCTCTACGAGTACGCCAAGAAGTTCGGGTTCGGGACGCCCACGGGCGTGGACCTGCCCGGCGAAGCTGCGGGCAAGCTCCGGCCGGTCTCCGAATGGAGCGGTCTTTCCATGACCACCATCCCCTATGGCTACGAGGTCTCGGCCTCGCCCATGCAGGTCCTCGACGCCTATGCGGCCATCGCCAACAAGGGGGTGATGATGCGCCCCTACCTGGTCAAGCGCCTGGAGACTCCCTCGGGCCAAGTGGTGAAGGAGTTCAAACCCCGCCGGATCCGGCGGGTGGTCTCGACCGAGACGGCGGAGCGCATGACCGCCCTGATGCGCTGGGTGGTGAAGAAAGGGACGGGGACCGCCGTGGACCTTCCCGCCTACGACATCGCGGGGAAGACCGGGACGGCCTACAAGTTCATGAACGGCCATTACTCCCGCTGGAACTATGTTTCCTCCTTCGTCGGTTTCGTCCCCGCCGAGGACCCCAAATACGTCATCTATGTCTCCCTGGACGACCCCCGGGGCATCTACTGGGGCGGCTACACCGCCGGTCCCGTGTTCAAGGAAGTGGCCAAGCGCGCCCTGGCCTATGCCTTGGTGCCGGGCAAGGACGAGGCGCCGGTGGAAGTGGATGCGCGTCAAGGCGCCTCCATCCCCGCCTTCGTGGGGCTCACCCAGGAGCAATGCAAGTGGCTCGCCGGCCGGAACGGCATCCGCGTGGTCTTCAACGGCAAGGGCAAGCGGGTGGCGGTGCAGTCGGCCACCCCGGGTTCGCCCCTGCCCTCGCAGGACCTGGCCCATTTCAAGGTCCTCTTGACCATGGGCGAGGTGGAGGAGGCCCAGGCCAAGGGACCCATGCCGGACCTGAGGGGCAAGACCAAACGGCAGGCCCTGGCGTTGCTGGCTCCTTTGGGATTGAAGATCAATTTCCGGGGCGAAGGGGTGGTCCGTTCCCAATTCCCGCCCGCCGGACGGATCGTGGAACCCAATAGTCCCTGCGACCTGGCCTGCGATATCCCCGTGGCCGACACCCGGGGCCTGGGACCGGGAGGACACTCGTGA